A genomic stretch from Patagioenas fasciata isolate bPatFas1 chromosome 10, bPatFas1.hap1, whole genome shotgun sequence includes:
- the LMOD3 gene encoding leiomodin-3 has protein sequence MSELSPDSDEEVCPEDIDEDEILANLSPEELKELQCEMEVMAPDPQVPTGMIQKDQTEKPPTGSFDHRSLVDYLYWQKASRRMLEDERVPVTLLPSERSAAEEMEGKAGGSSEVDGGRVPGAEGKERHYKNEHLSNSGTQCGETNKGGSDKGREEEKEEAAEEEEEEEEDDEEDEDDDEEEDETEFETKETDTNENHHSDQISKKSGTELGKNTEKPNENENKISKLNIPKKLALDTSFMKLSARPSGNQTNLEDSLQKVRKNNPDVKEINLNNIENVPKEMLIDFVNAMKKNKNIKTFSLANVGADDNVAFALANMLRENRSITTLNIDSNCISGKGIIAIMRCLQYNETLTELRFHNQRSMLGHQAEMEIARLLKANATLLKMGYHFELPGPRMVVTNLLSRNLDKQRQKRQEEQRQQQMKEQRELIAMLENGLGLPPGMWEMLGGPLPQPGMHKPPQAPKPPIPTAVSLSKRQESARQPAPEQPLRENPVSFRVVKLKKIQRKPAVPEYVEPAEKTNLKDVIKTLKPVPRRRPPPLVEITPRDQLLNDIRQSNVAYLKPVPLPKQLE, from the exons atgTCTGAACTCAGCCCAGACTCAGATGAAGAAGTGTGTCCTGAGGACATTGATGAAGATGAAATCCTGGCAAACCTGTCCCCCGAGGAGCTAAAGGAGCTGCAGTGTGAGATGGAAGTCATGGCCCCGGACCCCCAAGTCCCAACTGGGATGATACAGAAGGATCAGACAGAGAAACCCCCCACCGGGAGCTTCGACCACAGGTCCCTGGTTGACTACCTGTACTGGCAGAAGGCTTCCAGACGCATGCTCGAGGATGAGAGAGTTCCCGTCACCCTTTTACCCTCTGAG AGAAGTGCTGCAGAGGAGATGGAAGGAAAGGCCGGCGGCAGCAGCGAGGTGGACGGTGGAagggtgccaggagcagagggaaaagagagaCATTACAAAAATGAGCATTTGTCCAACTCAGGAACACAATGTGGGGAGACAAACAAAGGTGGAAGCGATaaagggagagaggaggagaaggaggaagcagcagaggaggaggaggaggaggaggaagatgatgaagaagacgaagatgatgatgaagaagaagatgAGACTGAATTTGAAACAAAGGAGACTGACACCAATGAGAACCATCACAGTGATCAGATAAGTAAGAAATCAGGTACTGAATtgggaaaaaacacagaaaagccaaatgaaaatgagaataaaatatcaaaattaaACATCCCCAAAAAGTTAGCACTGGATACCAGTTTCATGAAGCTAAGTGCCAGGCCTTCGGGAAACCAAACCAATTTAGAAGACAGTTTGCAAAAAGTTCGAAAAAACAACCCAGATGTGAAAGAGATCAATCTGAACAACATAGAAAATGTCCCCAAAGAGATGCTGATAGATTTTGTCAATGCCATGAAAAAGAATAAGAACATAAAAACGTTCAGTTTGGCCAATGTGGGGGCTGATGACAACGTGGCATTCGCGCTGGCCAACATGCTGCGGGAGAACAGGAGCATCACCACGTTGAACATCGACTCCAATTGCATCTCTGGCAAAGGGATCATTGCCATCATGAGGTGCCTGCAGTACAACGAGACGCTGACGGAGCTCCGCTTCCACAACCAGCGCAGCATGCTGGGCCACCAGGCAGAAATGGAGATCGCCAGGCTGCTGAAAGCCAATGCCACCCTCCTTAAAATGGGATATCACTTTGAACTGCCCGGCCCCAGGATGGTGGTGACCAACCTGCTCAGCAGAAATCTGGACAAGCAGAGGCAAAAGAGGCAGGAGGAGCAAAGGCAGCAGCAAATGAAAGAGCAGAGGGAGTTGATAGCAATGCTGGAGAATGGACTGGGGTTGCCTCCTGGGATGTGGGAAATGCTGGGGGGACCGCTGCCCCAGCCAGGGATGCACAAACCCCCACAAGCCCCaaagccacccatccccacagctGTGTCTCTGAGCAAAAGGCAGGAGAGTGCAAGGCAACCAGCCCCCGAGCAGCCACTCAGAGAGAACCCCGTCAGCTTTAGAGTGGTCAAGCTGAAGAAGATTCAGCGCAAACCCGCCGTGCCCGAGTACGTGGAACCTGCTGAGAAAACCAACCTTAAAGATGTCATCAAAACACTTAAACCAGTTCCCAGGAGAAGACCTCCTCCCCTTGTTGAAATAACCCCAAGAGATCAGCTACTAAATGACATCCGTCAGAGTAATGTCGCTTATCTTAAACCA GTGCCATTGCCGAAGCAGCTGGAATGA